One Glycine max cultivar Williams 82 chromosome 6, Glycine_max_v4.0, whole genome shotgun sequence DNA segment encodes these proteins:
- the LOC121174981 gene encoding osteocalcin 2 — translation MESPKTRPKTCTNKFRLFRCFKSEFPDDVVFPPPPPRKAKSVNPPLSYIVVPEKQRTALPRALSSAFAATKGAEENASRRQKKMDKEHNNSLRRALMAALNHTSLAKKMKSCKRKTKQGSYSRESSINLSRITSSSSSSLGFTSSSTTTSSTLSSTTSTNASASSSESYLSRSMAMDGTGVAKNKQIIGEKGYFGSNMALSFLLITSILVLIMWGKCCAIAYTSIGFLVVPNCRKRPIKEGAVCEEIELIL, via the exons ATGGAGTCTCCAAAGACGAGGCCGAAGACATGCACAAACAAGTTTCGTTTGTTCCGATGTTTCAAATCCGAGTTCCCCGACGACGTTGTTTTTCCGCCGCCGCCGCCTCGGAAGGCAAAAAGCGTCAATCCTCCTCTCTCCTACATTGTCGTGCCGGAGAAGCAGCGCACGGCGCTGCCGAGGGCGTTGTCTTCAGCTTTCGCGGCGACGAAGGGCGCCGAAGAAAACGCGAGTCGCCGGCAAAAAAAGATGGACAAAGAACATAATAACTCTCTTCGCCGGGCTCTCATGGCGGCTTTGAATCACACATCATTG GCCAAGAAGATGAAAAGCTGCAAGAGGAAAACCAAACAGGGTTCTTACTCAAGAGAAAGCTCAATCAACTTATCAAGAATCACTTCCTCTTCTTCTAGTTCACTTGGATTCACATCATCTTCAACTACTACTTCATCCACTTTAAGCAGCACTACTTCAACAAATGCTTCGGCGTCATCCTCTGAATCGTACCTATCAAGATCCATGGCAATGGATGGAACTGGGGTGGCGAAAAATAAGCAGATTATTGGAGAAAAAGGGTATTTTGGTTCAAACATGGCTTTGAGTTTTCTTTTGATCACTAGTATTCTGGTTTTGATCATGTGGGGTAAGTGTTGTGCTATTGCTTACACCTCAATTGGGTTCTTAGTGGTGCCTAATTGTCGGAAAAGGCCTATCAAGGAGGGAGCTGTATGTGAAGAAATCGAGTTAATTTTATAG
- the LOC100817735 gene encoding universal stress protein PHOS32: protein MQPHQNPPALDSDPQLPQIKIHHPASPRHHHPSSAGAATPTPTAGARRKIGVAVDLSDESAYAVRWAVQHYIRPGDAVILLHVSATNVLFGADWGSIDLSINTDPNSDEDAVSAVNNSNDHNSKRKLEDDFDAFTASKAADLAKPLRELQIPFKIHIVKDHDMKERLCLEVERLGLSAVIMGSRGFGAVRRGSDGKLGSVSDYCVHHCVCPVVVVRYPDDKDAVAAATTAEPVVAVKDGDEGEAVVQPVPHKKED, encoded by the coding sequence atgcagccCCACCAGAACCCTCCCGCACTGGATTCCGACCCGCAGCTCCCGCAGATCAAAATCCACCACCCTGCCTCCCCACGCCACCATCACCCTTCCTCCGCCGGCGCCGCGACCCCCACCCCCACCGCCGGCGCGCGTCGCAAAATCGGCGTGGCCGTCGACCTCTCCGACGAGAGCGCCTACGCGGTCCGCTGGGCCGTGCAGCACTACATCCGCCCCGGCGACGCCGTGATCCTGCTCCACGTCAGCGCTACCAACGTCCTCTTCGGCGCCGACTGGGGCTCCATCGACCTCTCCATCAACACCGACCCCAACTCCGACGAGGATGCCGTCAGCGCCGTCAACAACAGCAACGACCACAACAGCAAGCGCAAGCTGGAGGACGACTTCGACGCCTTTACGGCGTCCAAGGCGGCGGATCTCGCGAAACCGTTACGGGAATTGCAGATTCCGTTCAAGATCCATATCGTGAAGGATCATGACATGAAGGAGAGGCTTTGCTTGGAGGTGGAGAGGCTTGGGCTGAGTGCTGTTATTATGGGGAGTAGAGGCTTTGGCGCTGTGAGGCGTGGCAGCGATGGGAAGCTTGGGAGTGTTAGTGATTACTGCGTTCATCACTGTGTTTGTCCTGTTGTGGTGGTGCGTTATCCCGATGATAAGGATGCGGTCGCGGCGGCCACCACGGCCGAGCCCGTGGTGGCGGTCAAGGACGGAGACGAGGGCGAGGCCGTCGTCCAGCCGGTGCCGCATAAGAAAG